The following coding sequences lie in one Crassostrea angulata isolate pt1a10 chromosome 10, ASM2561291v2, whole genome shotgun sequence genomic window:
- the LOC128164572 gene encoding uncharacterized protein LOC128164572 isoform X3 → MAESAYHMEALRRQRVIDRKRAALDKMVNGGSQDTGPNVEQANAKNPILFSGPGDYDTNRCRGSRPQQPNREMGVVLQEVVHDPNFNYRILKEEGDPPLHVDPIYRIMYPGAVVYKDESD, encoded by the exons ATGGCAGAATCAGCATACCATATGGAAGCTTTGCGGCGCCAAAGAGTTATTGATAGGAAGAGAGCTGCCCTTGACAAAATGGTGAATGGTGGAAGCCAG GATACTGGACCAAATGTGGAACAAGCAAATGCTAAAAACCCAATTTTGTTCAGCGGTCCTGGTGATTATGACACAAACAG ATGCAGAGGATCTCGGCCACAACAACCCAATAGAGAGATGGGTGTGGTTTTGCAGGAGGTCGTACATGACCCTAACTTTAATTATAGAATTCTTAAGGAGGAGGGTGATCCCCCTTTGCATGTTGATCCGATTTATAGAATTATGTACCCAGGAGCAGTTGTTTACAAAGAT GAATCAGATTGA
- the LOC128164572 gene encoding uncharacterized protein LOC128164572 isoform X1 — protein sequence MAESAYHMEALRRQRVIDRKRAALDKMVNGGSQDTGPNVEQANAKNPILFSGPGDYDTNRSELCKFRVNGEGFQNRYRNRDNLFPHVDQAYACIYSGKDNSDYTNDENRNNRRMNLKIDKYNVGQQVNGIFHMQVIEATPE from the exons ATGGCAGAATCAGCATACCATATGGAAGCTTTGCGGCGCCAAAGAGTTATTGATAGGAAGAGAGCTGCCCTTGACAAAATGGTGAATGGTGGAAGCCAG GATACTGGACCAAATGTGGAACAAGCAAATGCTAAAAACCCAATTTTGTTCAGCGGTCCTGGTGATTATGACACAAACAG GAGTGAACTGTGCAAGTTTCGAGTCAACGGTGAAGGTTTTCAAAATCGTTATAGAAATCGTGATAATCTCTTTCCTCATGTTGACCAGGCCTATGCATGCATTTATTCTGGAAAAGATAATTCTGATTACACGAATGATGAAAATCGCAACAATCGTAGGATGAATCTCAAAATagacaaatacaatgtaggccaGCAAGTCAATGGGATCTTCCACATGCAAGTCATTGAAGCAACACCTGAATGA
- the LOC128164572 gene encoding uncharacterized protein LOC128164572 isoform X4: MAESAYHMEALRRQRVIDRKRAALDKMVNGGSQDTGPNVEQANAKNPILFSGPGDYDTNRCRGSRPQQPNREMGVVLQEVVHDPNFNYRILKEEGDPPLHVDPIYRIMYPGAVVYKDE, translated from the exons ATGGCAGAATCAGCATACCATATGGAAGCTTTGCGGCGCCAAAGAGTTATTGATAGGAAGAGAGCTGCCCTTGACAAAATGGTGAATGGTGGAAGCCAG GATACTGGACCAAATGTGGAACAAGCAAATGCTAAAAACCCAATTTTGTTCAGCGGTCCTGGTGATTATGACACAAACAG ATGCAGAGGATCTCGGCCACAACAACCCAATAGAGAGATGGGTGTGGTTTTGCAGGAGGTCGTACATGACCCTAACTTTAATTATAGAATTCTTAAGGAGGAGGGTGATCCCCCTTTGCATGTTGATCCGATTTATAGAATTATGTACCCAGGAGCAGTTGTTTACAAAGAT GAGTGA
- the LOC128164572 gene encoding uncharacterized protein LOC128164572 isoform X5, with product MAESAYHMEALRRQRVIDRKRAALDKMVNGGSQDTGPNVEQANAKNPILFSGPGDYDTNRCRGSRPQQPNREMGVVLQEVVHDPNFNYRILKEEGDPPLHVDPIYRIMYPGAVVYKDN from the exons ATGGCAGAATCAGCATACCATATGGAAGCTTTGCGGCGCCAAAGAGTTATTGATAGGAAGAGAGCTGCCCTTGACAAAATGGTGAATGGTGGAAGCCAG GATACTGGACCAAATGTGGAACAAGCAAATGCTAAAAACCCAATTTTGTTCAGCGGTCCTGGTGATTATGACACAAACAG ATGCAGAGGATCTCGGCCACAACAACCCAATAGAGAGATGGGTGTGGTTTTGCAGGAGGTCGTACATGACCCTAACTTTAATTATAGAATTCTTAAGGAGGAGGGTGATCCCCCTTTGCATGTTGATCCGATTTATAGAATTATGTACCCAGGAGCAGTTGTTTACAAAGAT AATTAA